The genomic stretch GGATGGGATTGAATTATTTCTTTTAAGAAACCTCTGTAAGCTTTTACTGTTAGATTTCACTGGGTAACTTGATGACTTAAGTCCTCTTTTAGACTGCAGCAGGAAGAAGAGCTCAAACAATTAGAGGAAGAGACTGCAAAGAGATTGGAGGAGGAAATTCGCAGTAGAGTTGAGGAGAAATTGGGTTCCGAAGAAGTCAGGTTAGAAATCGAAAGACAGATAGAAGAAGCCCGGAAGAAATTGTTTGAGGACGTCGAAGCTCAACTTCAAAGAGAAAAGGAAGCTGCCCTTGCTGAAGCAAGGGCAAAAGAAGTAAGTCCTTGAGATGCTAATCCTATTCTTTCTTTTATCCAGTCATATGTTATTCCAACAATCATTCCCTTACGTTGCTCCACTTTGAAGTGATTCAACTTGTATTTTGTAAATTTGTGACACCATCTTGTGATTCCATTCTTCTTGGTATCATTTCTTCAGTTGTGTAAAGTTAACAAAGTAACTAGAAGGAACAAAGACCGCCAATTCTTTGTTCATTGTCTACCGCTCTTTCAATTTAGAAAGTTTCAGTTGAATATGTGTTGGTCTTGATGCATTCCAGTCATATCATATTCAGATCCTTTGTATTATACATCCTTTCTGGTGGTTCCTGTGATTTATGAAGGCATCTAAAATGTCGCAATCTCTGATCTTCCTTTAATAATATGATATGCGATTCGGGCTTCTCCCGTTTTCTGCATAGTAATCTATCTAATCAAAATCATGACATGCCAACAGGAACAAGCTCTCAGGGAGAGAGAAGAGCTAGATAAGATGCTCGAAGAGAATCAAAGGAGGGTAGAAGAATCTCAGAGGAGAGAAGCTTTGGAACAGCAGAGGAAAGAGGAGGAAAGACTTCGAGAGTTGGAACTGATTCAGAGACAAAAAGAAGAGGCTGCTCGAAGGAGGAGACTCGAAGAGGAGGAAGAGCGAGCAAATCAGATATTACTTGGTAAGAACAAGCCTCGGCAGAAGATTGGCCTGTAGGTGAGTCTGAACATACTTATATGTTTGTCTGTTGTTGTATAAGTACGGATTACTTTAGGAGAGTTGCTTCCTACATTATTGTTTCCCTCGCTTTGAC from Salvia splendens isolate huo1 chromosome 15, SspV2, whole genome shotgun sequence encodes the following:
- the LOC121766532 gene encoding uncharacterized protein At1g10890-like, with the protein product MPRNISRSPSYSQRRYSRSRSPAVTHRRSSRRDRARSPYSRRRSRSGTPRRRRSRSPASRHHKSRSPVPRRHRRHRSRSSSLSPSPKSHSPSSTLTERKLANEKMKGEEEERKRLQQEEELKQLEEETAKRLEEEIRSRVEEKLGSEEVRLEIERQIEEARKKLFEDVEAQLQREKEAALAEARAKEEQALREREELDKMLEENQRRVEESQRREALEQQRKEEERLRELELIQRQKEEAARRRRLEEEEERANQILLGKNKPRQKIGL